One Halococcus agarilyticus genomic region harbors:
- a CDS encoding winged helix-turn-helix domain-containing protein: MATEVGSSAEPYADNTPLTHLFGSGARVKIIAALLGEEGTDLNVSDIARLAGVARSTVYDHIDELRELGVVEHTRNVGDSPMYRFDAESDVGEYVAKLEGVTLRRLLERDKQLET, translated from the coding sequence ATGGCAACTGAGGTTGGGTCCAGCGCAGAACCATACGCCGACAATACGCCGCTCACCCACCTGTTCGGGTCGGGCGCGCGCGTGAAAATCATCGCTGCGCTGCTCGGCGAGGAGGGGACCGACCTCAACGTGAGCGACATCGCGCGGCTGGCCGGCGTCGCGCGCAGCACCGTCTACGACCACATCGACGAGCTACGGGAACTCGGCGTCGTCGAACACACCCGCAACGTCGGCGACAGCCCGATGTACCGATTCGATGCCGAGAGCGATGTCGGGGAGTACGTCGCCAAGCTCGAAGGCGTGACGCTCAGACGGCTTCTCGAACGGGACAAACAGTTGGAAACGTAA
- a CDS encoding flippase activity-associated protein Agl23 produces the protein MSTESSRSTIPTAAVRDRLASVVARPRLVVAIVTLAALAVRLFGLGARVAHQDEARVAFWAYRYMESGVYWYRPIVHGPFLTIVDSHVFSVLGASDFTMRLVVAVVGGLLPLTALLFRRRLRNGETIALALVLAANPILLYYSRFYRNDLLLAGFMLVAFGFFVRAYDDDRAAFLHLGVAAFALAFTTKENALVYPVTWAGATLLLWDHRLFLDRAGERGLRNAIWERTRRTGRWLRGWWLHLALAVVEFFAIFVFFYAPRGEAARPEPTLGATLADPTLLPDLVGEAVLGSWNAFLGQWGSGNQESYLSTAGALWPPLETGALALLALAVVGFVADRYAGEHPRDAVAFGAYWGFASALGYPVIVDNPFPWEVIHVIVPLALPAAIGLALVGRVGLASLADRDTISAVAAALVLLAVAGQVGVTAYDTSFAEPQSPDNELVQYAQSGSEMKPLLGDVRRAVGANDGTDVLYYGDDPDFDGDELYAPNPGSHDTPIAGDEWFERLPFAWYLEAYGAETNSTDRPATVRGAVSSGDRPPVVIAFSESAACNEEYDNATDIDRFLDGYERHVVDRFLYDSGCTISSMAVYVDEDQATGA, from the coding sequence ATGTCCACCGAGTCCTCCCGCTCGACGATCCCGACCGCCGCCGTCCGCGACCGCCTCGCGAGTGTCGTGGCCCGTCCTCGCCTCGTCGTCGCGATCGTCACCCTCGCCGCGCTCGCCGTCCGGCTGTTCGGGCTCGGTGCGCGCGTCGCCCACCAGGACGAGGCCCGGGTCGCGTTCTGGGCGTACCGCTACATGGAATCCGGCGTCTACTGGTACCGCCCGATCGTCCACGGTCCGTTCCTGACGATCGTCGACAGTCACGTCTTCTCCGTGCTGGGGGCCTCGGACTTCACGATGCGCCTCGTGGTCGCCGTCGTCGGGGGACTGCTCCCGCTCACGGCGCTGCTCTTTCGCCGCCGGCTCCGGAACGGCGAGACGATCGCACTTGCCTTAGTGCTCGCCGCGAACCCGATCCTGCTCTACTACTCGCGCTTTTACCGGAACGACCTGCTGCTCGCGGGGTTCATGCTCGTCGCGTTCGGCTTCTTCGTTCGGGCGTACGACGACGATCGGGCCGCCTTCCTCCACCTCGGCGTCGCCGCGTTCGCGCTCGCGTTCACGACCAAGGAGAACGCCCTCGTCTACCCCGTCACGTGGGCCGGCGCGACCCTCCTGCTCTGGGATCACCGGCTGTTCCTCGACCGGGCGGGTGAGCGCGGCCTCCGGAACGCGATCTGGGAGCGGACACGGCGGACCGGCCGCTGGCTCCGAGGCTGGTGGCTCCACCTCGCGCTCGCGGTCGTGGAGTTCTTCGCGATCTTCGTGTTCTTCTACGCGCCGCGCGGCGAGGCCGCCCGGCCGGAGCCGACCCTCGGCGCGACGCTCGCCGATCCGACCCTGCTCCCCGATCTCGTCGGGGAGGCGGTTCTCGGGTCGTGGAACGCCTTCCTCGGCCAGTGGGGCAGCGGCAATCAGGAGTCGTACCTCTCGACCGCGGGCGCGCTCTGGCCGCCGCTCGAAACTGGCGCGCTCGCCCTCCTCGCCCTTGCAGTCGTGGGGTTCGTCGCCGATCGCTACGCCGGCGAGCACCCGCGCGACGCCGTGGCGTTCGGGGCGTACTGGGGTTTCGCGAGCGCGCTCGGCTATCCGGTGATCGTCGACAACCCGTTCCCGTGGGAGGTGATCCACGTGATCGTGCCGCTCGCGCTCCCGGCGGCGATCGGACTCGCGCTGGTGGGGCGGGTCGGCCTCGCGAGCCTCGCGGATCGGGACACGATCTCGGCGGTCGCCGCGGCCCTGGTCCTCCTTGCGGTCGCCGGCCAGGTCGGCGTGACCGCCTACGACACCTCCTTCGCCGAGCCACAGAGCCCCGACAACGAACTGGTCCAGTACGCCCAGTCCGGCAGCGAGATGAAGCCGCTGCTCGGCGACGTGCGTCGAGCCGTCGGAGCGAACGACGGCACCGACGTGCTCTACTACGGCGACGATCCCGACTTCGACGGCGACGAACTCTACGCGCCGAACCCCGGATCCCACGACACGCCGATCGCCGGGGATGAATGGTTCGAGCGCCTCCCGTTCGCGTGGTATCTCGAAGCCTACGGAGCGGAGACGAACAGCACGGACCGGCCGGCGACCGTGCGTGGGGCGGTGTCGAGCGGCGACCGACCGCCGGTCGTGATCGCGTTCAGCGAGTCGGCAGCCTGTAACGAGGAGTACGACAACGCCACCGACATCGATCGATTCCTCGACGGGTACGAGCGCCACGTGGTCGATCGGTTCCTCTACGACAGCGGCTGTACCATCAGCAGTATGGCAGTCTACGTCGACGAGGATCAGGCTACTGGGGCGTAG
- a CDS encoding sodium:proton antiporter gives MTQFVLAGVLGLLFAFGTFLVLRRDIVRVVWGVTIIAQSANVYLVTMGGLAGTVPIVGHGPPADPSSVTDPLVQALVLTAIVIGFGTTAFALVLTYRVYEEHGTIDLDELGETGGEV, from the coding sequence ATGACCCAGTTCGTGCTCGCGGGTGTGCTCGGCCTCCTGTTCGCGTTCGGAACCTTCCTCGTCCTCCGGCGCGACATCGTCAGGGTCGTCTGGGGCGTGACCATCATCGCCCAGTCCGCGAACGTCTATCTCGTCACGATGGGCGGACTCGCCGGGACGGTGCCGATCGTCGGCCACGGCCCGCCGGCTGATCCCAGCAGCGTCACCGATCCGCTGGTCCAGGCGCTCGTGCTCACCGCCATCGTCATCGGCTTTGGTACTACCGCGTTCGCGCTCGTGCTCACCTACCGGGTGTACGAGGAACACGGCACCATCGACCTCGACGAGCTCGGCGAGACGGGGGGTGAGGTCTGA
- a CDS encoding MnhB domain-containing protein, whose translation MSTPDRDTDVTVIAKTVTRVVFPLILLTAIALLLRGHNLPGGGFIAGVLTAAAFALLYVIFGLDFVGSDLLDRGGTPTVAAGPAIVAEYRLAFAAGLGLAVTGGIAAIALGFPFLTQAVLFLYDLPIYHELELASAFVFDLGVYLVVVGALLTILAVVGAE comes from the coding sequence GTGAGCACCCCCGACCGCGACACCGACGTCACCGTGATCGCGAAGACGGTCACCAGGGTGGTGTTCCCGCTCATCCTCCTGACCGCGATCGCCCTCCTGCTCCGGGGCCACAACCTCCCCGGCGGCGGGTTCATCGCCGGGGTGCTCACCGCCGCGGCGTTCGCGCTGCTGTACGTGATCTTCGGTCTCGATTTCGTCGGAAGCGACCTCCTCGATCGCGGCGGCACGCCCACAGTGGCCGCCGGGCCGGCGATCGTCGCCGAGTACCGACTCGCCTTCGCCGCCGGGCTCGGCCTCGCGGTCACGGGCGGGATCGCCGCCATCGCGCTCGGCTTCCCGTTCCTCACCCAGGCCGTCCTCTTCCTCTACGATCTCCCGATCTACCACGAGCTCGAACTCGCGAGCGCGTTCGTCTTCGATCTCGGGGTGTATCTCGTCGTGGTCGGCGCGCTGCTCACGATCCTCGCGGTGGTGGGCGCTGAATGA
- a CDS encoding monovalent cation/H+ antiporter complex subunit F yields the protein MATELPAFLDLAITAGLVIASGVTLLAGYRVIRGPTTPDRVVGLDAIGTNVVAVAVLFAIRTGRGFFVDIGLVLAIIGFISTIAVARYVSEGDIIQ from the coding sequence GTGGCGACTGAGCTGCCGGCGTTCCTCGACCTCGCCATCACCGCGGGCCTCGTGATCGCGAGCGGCGTCACCCTGCTGGCGGGCTACCGGGTGATCCGTGGTCCGACCACACCCGATCGAGTGGTGGGGCTCGACGCCATCGGGACCAACGTGGTCGCGGTCGCGGTCCTGTTCGCGATCCGCACTGGACGGGGCTTCTTCGTCGACATCGGCCTCGTGCTCGCCATCATCGGCTTCATCAGCACGATCGCCGTCGCGCGCTACGTCTCGGAGGGAGACATCATCCAATGA
- a CDS encoding Na+/H+ antiporter subunit E: MRRWPALGVVLAVLWLFVRGIELTPDRIAGEFLIGLAIGVPVAFVFRRFYAEEFVLARSLRIVPYVGLYLAVFVKELLVANVDVVYRVLSPSMPIEPDVVAIPLRVESDVAITTIANSITLTPGTLTMDYDDDTNTLYVHGITGRNREGVVAPIRTWEDYALVIFGEDASPDDAPPAPRGDLGGD; encoded by the coding sequence ATGAGACGGTGGCCGGCGCTCGGGGTCGTGCTCGCGGTGCTCTGGCTGTTCGTCCGCGGGATCGAGCTCACCCCCGACCGGATCGCCGGCGAGTTCCTGATCGGGCTCGCGATCGGCGTCCCGGTCGCGTTCGTCTTCCGGCGGTTCTACGCCGAGGAGTTCGTGCTCGCGCGATCCCTCCGGATCGTCCCCTACGTCGGGCTCTACCTCGCGGTGTTCGTGAAGGAGCTGCTCGTGGCGAACGTCGACGTCGTCTATCGGGTGCTCTCGCCGTCGATGCCGATCGAGCCCGACGTGGTCGCCATCCCGCTGCGGGTCGAGTCCGACGTCGCGATCACCACGATCGCCAACTCGATCACCCTCACACCGGGCACGCTCACGATGGATTACGACGACGACACCAACACGCTCTACGTCCACGGCATCACCGGCCGCAATCGTGAGGGCGTGGTCGCCCCGATCCGGACGTGGGAGGACTACGCGCTCGTGATCTTCGGCGAGGACGCGAGCCCCGACGACGCACCGCCCGCCCCGCGGGGTGATCTGGGTGGCGACTGA
- the mnhG gene encoding monovalent cation/H(+) antiporter subunit G: MNTIHALLVTLLVAIGSGFLLVGTIGLLRFPDVYNRMHATSKATTLGAASLFLAGAVYFGPQEVGGAGLTSLVGIVFLFLTVPTGAHVISQAAERMGVAFHGDASWPDDDPRDPEQ; this comes from the coding sequence ATGAACACGATCCACGCACTCCTCGTCACGCTCCTCGTCGCCATCGGCAGCGGATTCTTGCTCGTCGGCACGATCGGCCTGCTCCGATTTCCCGACGTCTACAACCGGATGCACGCCACCAGCAAGGCCACCACGCTCGGCGCGGCCTCGCTGTTCCTGGCGGGAGCGGTCTACTTCGGCCCACAGGAGGTCGGCGGCGCGGGGTTGACGTCGCTCGTGGGGATCGTCTTCCTCTTCCTGACGGTGCCGACCGGCGCACACGTCATCTCCCAGGCCGCCGAACGCATGGGCGTCGCGTTCCACGGCGACGCGTCGTGGCCGGACGACGACCCGAGAGACCCCGAACAGTGA
- a CDS encoding complex I subunit 5 family protein, which produces MAPQVVIAPLLIALVTAILSLLLRRFPRAQRAVSLTGALAYLGGVAWLATAVARESILVYQVSAWQAPLGITLVADALSTFMLGLTAVVSLAAVVFSARYMSEYGQQLSYHALYHLLVVGVTGSFLTGDIFNLFVWFEVMLLSSYVLVVFYSGPEHTRAALQYTVLNLLGSAVMLLAIGGLYSTTGTLNMADMARRLANPAEFGIDPVPVLGIAAILFAVFALKAGIVPFQFWVPAAYRAAPAPVSAMLAGVTKKVGIYAIVRLYFTVFAAASLPAGLSLPGFAGDSFLAFFGPILFVMAAASIVLGGVGAVSRVDLDGVLAYSSIGQIGFVVLPLAIAATVPGVRELGIAAALIYALNHGLAKAMLFLASGTIREAIGTVRFEYLGGLARRTPVLSVGFFLGALALVGIPPLSGFFGKLLVFRTAADAGAVGGQGATLALALALGGAILTVAYFSRAWNEGFWGTQSEAVRTATYSPTLVAVVISLAATLVIVGVGFDPVMRAARAAAGAAVDRGTYVESVLPGGSP; this is translated from the coding sequence ATGGCTCCGCAGGTCGTGATCGCGCCGCTGCTGATCGCGCTCGTGACCGCCATCCTGAGCCTCCTGCTCCGTCGGTTCCCGCGCGCCCAGCGTGCGGTGAGTCTCACCGGCGCGCTCGCCTACCTCGGGGGCGTAGCGTGGCTTGCCACGGCCGTCGCCCGGGAGTCGATCCTCGTCTACCAGGTCTCCGCGTGGCAGGCACCCCTTGGCATCACCCTCGTCGCCGACGCGCTCTCGACCTTCATGCTCGGGCTCACGGCGGTCGTCTCGCTCGCCGCCGTCGTCTTCTCCGCACGATACATGAGCGAATACGGCCAGCAGCTGTCCTATCACGCCCTCTACCATCTCCTCGTGGTCGGCGTCACCGGATCCTTCCTCACCGGCGATATCTTCAACCTGTTCGTCTGGTTCGAGGTCATGCTGCTGTCGAGCTACGTCCTCGTGGTCTTCTACTCGGGACCGGAACACACCCGTGCGGCGCTCCAGTACACGGTGTTGAACCTGCTCGGCAGCGCGGTCATGCTGCTCGCGATCGGCGGACTTTACTCCACGACCGGCACGCTCAACATGGCCGACATGGCCCGCCGGCTCGCGAACCCTGCGGAGTTCGGTATCGATCCGGTTCCCGTTCTGGGGATCGCTGCCATCCTGTTCGCGGTGTTCGCGCTCAAGGCCGGGATCGTCCCCTTCCAGTTCTGGGTGCCAGCCGCCTACCGCGCCGCGCCCGCTCCGGTTTCGGCGATGCTCGCTGGCGTCACGAAGAAGGTGGGAATTTACGCGATCGTCCGGCTCTACTTCACCGTCTTCGCGGCGGCGAGCCTGCCGGCCGGCCTCTCGCTGCCCGGCTTCGCGGGCGATTCCTTCCTCGCCTTCTTCGGCCCGATCCTGTTCGTGATGGCCGCGGCGAGCATCGTTCTCGGCGGCGTGGGTGCGGTAAGTCGAGTGGATCTGGACGGGGTGCTCGCGTACTCCAGCATCGGCCAGATCGGGTTCGTCGTGCTTCCGCTCGCGATCGCCGCGACAGTGCCAGGGGTGCGCGAACTCGGGATCGCGGCGGCGCTGATCTACGCGCTCAACCACGGCCTCGCGAAGGCGATGCTGTTCCTCGCGAGCGGCACGATCCGGGAGGCCATCGGCACGGTGCGCTTCGAGTATCTCGGCGGGCTCGCGCGCCGCACGCCGGTGCTCTCGGTCGGGTTCTTCCTCGGCGCGCTCGCGCTGGTCGGGATCCCGCCGCTGTCGGGCTTCTTCGGCAAGCTGCTCGTCTTCCGGACCGCCGCCGATGCCGGGGCCGTGGGGGGTCAGGGAGCGACGCTCGCGCTCGCCCTCGCGTTGGGCGGCGCGATCCTCACGGTCGCGTACTTCTCGCGCGCCTGGAACGAGGGGTTCTGGGGCACCCAGTCCGAGGCCGTCCGGACGGCGACGTACTCGCCGACGCTGGTGGCGGTCGTGATCTCGCTCGCCGCCACCCTCGTGATCGTCGGCGTCGGCTTCGATCCCGTGATGCGGGCGGCCCGCGCCGCCGCCGGTGCGGCGGTGGATCGAGGAACGTACGTCGAGAGCGTGCTGCCCGGAGGGTCGCCATGA